From the genome of Longispora fulva:
ATCTGGCCCGGCACGTGGTGCACGATCGCCGGGTCGAAGGTGAGCCCGCCGTCGGTGGACCTGCGGATCTGCCGGCCCTCGTCACCGTCGGAGGTGGCCTGGCTGACGTCGATGCTCTGCACGTACACGACGTTGGAGTCGACCGGGGAGATCGCCACCGACATCGCGTTGACGCCGTACGCGCTGTTGGGGTGGGTGGTCTCGTCGTAGGCGACCTTGGTCCAGGTCACGCCGCCGTCGAAGGTGGTCTCCACGCCCTCGGACATGGTGCCGGCGACCGCGTGCAGCGGGTTCTTCTTGTCGAAGGCCATCTCGTAGACGTACACGCCCCAGGGCATGGTGCCGCCCGGGATCTTGACGCCGCTGGTGGCCCAGGTCGCGCCGCCGTCGGTGGACTCGAAGATCTGGCCGTCCTTGCGCGCGCCGTACACGTGCAGGCCGTTGTTCGGGTCGGTGCCGACGCCGACGAGGCCGGAGCCGCCCTCGATCGGCGGGTTGGCCACGGTCGGGTCGGTGTAGGACGTGACCGTGGTGCCGCTGACCTTGTAGAACGCGCCGTCGCCGCCCTGCGACCACAGGTAGGCCCGGCCGCCCTTGGCCGCCGTCGTCTTGTTCAGGTAGCCGTTGGGCAGCGTGGTCAGGGCCGTCCAGGTGCAGCCGGCGTTGGTGGACCGGTACAGGGTCCTGGTGGTGACGTGGGTGGTGTTGTTGAGGACCTCCTGCACGGACAGCAGGGTGTTCGCGGTGTCCAGGGCCACGAGCCCGTAGGTGTACGTCACCGGGGCGGGCGTCCCGGTCGTCGCGTGCAGGGTCGCGCCTTCGTCGGTGGTGTAGGTGAGGGCGCCGGGGCCGTTCACCGTGGCACACGTCGGGTTGATCGTCCAGGTGGTGGCCGCTGTGGCGGTCGCCCCCGTCATGGACAGGGTCGCCACGGTCGCGGTCAGCGCCGTGAACAGCCCGGTTGCGAGCTTGCGCATGATCTTCGTACTCCCAGGTGAGAGGGTGACTGAGAACCTCTCCATCCTTGATCAACTAGCGCCCGCGAAGATCCTTTAGGGACTGTGAGAGATCTCAAACATTTACCTGGACCTACAAGTAAACCGGATCCCTTCTTTCATGATCATCAATGGTCCGGGTCTCGGCGGCCCGGCGAAAGGGGCGGATCGGCGGCGCGCGGCCCAGCCCGCGTGTGATCCTGGTGCGGTGATCGTCGTGATGGCGCTGTCGTGGCTGCTCACAGCGGTACTGGCCGTGAGCGTGCTGGTGGTCGCCACCGCCCGGATCCCGGTCCGGCTGATCATCCTGAGCGCCCTGCTCGACCGGTACGGCCTGTACCTGATCCCCCTCGGCCTGCTGGCTCTGGTCCTCGCCGGGTGGGCGTACGCGGGCGGAGCCCGGATCACCGGCTCACTGGCCGCCCTGGTGGCCTGCGCGGCGGTGGTCGCCGGCGTGGTCCTGTTGGCTTCGGCGCTGCGGGCCGCCCGTCGCGCCGGGGCGCGGCTGTCGCTTCGGCGGTACGTCGCCGGCGGGCGTAACGAGGGCCGCCCCGTGCAGGAGCGCAGCGTCGAGTACCGCGAGGGCCTGCCGCTGGACGTGAAGCTGCCCGCTGGCCCGGCGGCCGGCCCGTACCCGGCCGTCATCTGGGTGCACGGCGGCGGCTGGAACGAGGGCGACCGCGGTGAGGCGCCCCTGTGGCACCGCTGGCTCAACGAGCGCGGCTACGCGGTCTTCGCGATCGAGTACCGACTGGCCCCGCCGCCCCGCTGGGACCAGGCTCCCGAGGACGTGCGCGCCGCGGTGGCCTGGGTCCGCGCGCACGCCGCCGAGTACGGGGTCGACCCCGGGCGGGTGATGCTCGCCGGCGGTTCGGCCGGCGGAAACCTGGCCCTGCTCGCCGCCTACACCACCCCCGACGTACGGGCCGTCGCCGCCTTCTACCCGCCGACCGACATCGCCGAGGCGTGGCGGGACACCGGGTTTCCGCCGGTGCGCGTCATGGCCGAGAACTACACCGGCGGCACACCCGTCGAGGTGCCCGACCGTTACCGGGCGGCGTCCCCCGTCACGCACGTGCGTCCCGGGCTGCCACCCACCCTGTTGATGCACGGCGATCGCGACCACGTCGCCCCGTACGCCGGCTCCCCGCGCCTCGCCCGCCTGCTCGGCGAGGCGGGAGTGCCACACCGCCTGGTCAGGCTGCCGTTCGCCGAGCACGTGTTCGACTTCTCCTGGGGCGCGTGGTCCACGCAGATCTGCCGGCACGTGTTCGCCGAGTTCCTGGACGAGCACTCTCCTCCCCACGCCGGTCCCGCCGGCCACTGATCAGGGCAGGTGCCGCCTGGCCTCTTGTCAGCCCGTGGTCAGGGTGACGTCGTCGAGGACGAAGCTGGTCTGCAGATCGTCGTCCTCGGTCCCGGTGAACGCCAGGGTCACGGTCGCGCCCGCCAGCGCCGACACGTCCACGGAGTGCCGGACGTAGCCGAACCGGGCGTCGAGGTCGCTGTGGCTGGCCACGGTCTGACCGCCCAGCGTGACCGTCAGGCGGTCATCGGCGGCGTGTCGCCACTCGAACGTGTCGACGTGCAGGAAGTACACCAACGTCGCCGTGCAGCCGGGCGCGATCCTGACCTGCTGGGACAGCTGTTCGGTACCGGCCTCGCCGGTCCCGTTCAGCCAGGCGACCCGGTGGCCGGCGTGCGGGCGTCGCAGGAGGAAGTGGCCGATCGCGTCGGTGTCCCCGGCCCAGGGCGCGGTGCCGTCCTCGAAGCCGGGGTTGCCGACGAGTTGCCGGGCGATGCAGCCACGGGTGGTCCAGGTGAACGTCGCCGCGCCCTGGTCTCCGCCGGGATCGGTGGCCGTCACGGTGACGGTCGAGGTGCCGGCCTCCGTCGGCGTGCCCGAGATCAGGCCGGTCGACGCGGCGATCGCCAGGCCGGCGGGCAGGCCGGTCGCGGCGTACGTGAGCGGGTCGCCCTGCGGATCCGACGCCTGAACCTGCAGGGACGTGGCCGTGCCGACCGGCGAATCCTGGTCGGCCGGCCGGGTCACGGTCGGGGTGGGTTCCGCCACGTACAGCAGCCGGTTGGGCGAGCCGGCGCCGACGTCGGTGAGCACGTCGCGGGTCGCGACGGCGACGAGCTGGTCGCGGGCCTGGGCCATGGTGAGCGCCGGGTTGTCGTGCAGGGCGAGCGCGACCTGGCCGGTGGCCAGCGGCGCGGCGAACGACGTGCCGTAGAAGTGCTCGACGGTGGCGGTGTCGCTGCCGGGCGCCGCACCGGTCACGTCGGCCCCGGGGGCGAACGCCGTCACGCACGGCCCGTAGCTCGACGCGTTGGCGATCGTGTTGCGCGCGTCGGTGCGGTCGGTGGCGGCCATGATGATCGCGCGCGGGTCCTTGGGCGAGTTCTGGCAGTCGCCCCTGTTGAAGTTGCCGGCGATCAGCACCAGGATCAGCCCGCCGTCGATCATGCCCTTGGCCGCGTCGTCCATCGCCTGGTCGCCGTTGCCGCCGCCGCTCTGGATGCTCAGGTTCACCACGGCCGGCCGCACGGCGTGCGCGGCGGTCCAGTCCATGCCGTCGACGATCTCGTCGGTGGAGGCGGAGTTGTCGCAGTGCAGGATGCGGACCGCGTGCAGGGTGGCCTTCTTCGCCACCCCGAAGGTCTTCCCGCCGACGTGGCTGGCGACGAACGTGCCGTGCCCGGCGCAGTCGTTCGTGCCGTTGCCGTCGTTGATCGCGGTGTACTCCCCCGTCGCCCGGCCCTCGAACTCCGCGTGGCTGGCCCGGATGCCGGAGTCCACCACGTACACGTCGGTGCCGGCCGCGTCGCCCGGGTAGGTGTAGCTCCCGTCGAGGGGCAGGTGGCGCTGGTCGACCCGGTCGAGGTGCCACGGGGGGTCAGGTTGAGCGCCCCGTTGGTAAGGCTGTTCCATCCGGTGCGTGCGGACCGACTGGACGTACGCGACCGTCGGGTCGGCCCGCAGCCGGGCGAGGGCGTCGGGCGGCAGGTCGGCGGAGAAGCCGCGCAGCGCGGACGTGTACCGCCGCAGGACCGTGCCGCCGGCCGCCCGGGTGGTGGCCAGCGGGCCGGCCAGCGCCTGTTGCGGG
Proteins encoded in this window:
- a CDS encoding alpha/beta hydrolase; protein product: MIVVMALSWLLTAVLAVSVLVVATARIPVRLIILSALLDRYGLYLIPLGLLALVLAGWAYAGGARITGSLAALVACAAVVAGVVLLASALRAARRAGARLSLRRYVAGGRNEGRPVQERSVEYREGLPLDVKLPAGPAAGPYPAVIWVHGGGWNEGDRGEAPLWHRWLNERGYAVFAIEYRLAPPPRWDQAPEDVRAAVAWVRAHAAEYGVDPGRVMLAGGSAGGNLALLAAYTTPDVRAVAAFYPPTDIAEAWRDTGFPPVRVMAENYTGGTPVEVPDRYRAASPVTHVRPGLPPTLLMHGDRDHVAPYAGSPRLARLLGEAGVPHRLVRLPFAEHVFDFSWGAWSTQICRHVFAEFLDEHSPPHAGPAGH
- a CDS encoding S8 family serine peptidase — encoded protein: MTVLLRAGVAALAVSVGLAATPASAAPGHTTPPSTASEDTARPGGIAPLLRAESGEVPGRYVVVLRRPDKGGPRSDPQQALAGPLATTRAAGGTVLRRYTSALRGFSADLPPDALARLRADPTVAYVQSVRTHRMEQPYQRGAQPDPPWHLDRVDQRHLPLDGSYTYPGDAAGTDVYVVDSGIRASHAEFEGRATGEYTAINDGNGTNDCAGHGTFVASHVGGKTFGVAKKATLHAVRILHCDNSASTDEIVDGMDWTAAHAVRPAVVNLSIQSGGGNGDQAMDDAAKGMIDGGLILVLIAGNFNRGDCQNSPKDPRAIIMAATDRTDARNTIANASSYGPCVTAFAPGADVTGAAPGSDTATVEHFYGTSFAAPLATGQVALALHDNPALTMAQARDQLVAVATRDVLTDVGAGSPNRLLYVAEPTPTVTRPADQDSPVGTATSLQVQASDPQGDPLTYAATGLPAGLAIAASTGLISGTPTEAGTSTVTVTATDPGGDQGAATFTWTTRGCIARQLVGNPGFEDGTAPWAGDTDAIGHFLLRRPHAGHRVAWLNGTGEAGTEQLSQQVRIAPGCTATLVYFLHVDTFEWRHAADDRLTVTLGGQTVASHSDLDARFGYVRHSVDVSALAGATVTLAFTGTEDDDLQTSFVLDDVTLTTG